In Oncorhynchus keta strain PuntledgeMale-10-30-2019 chromosome 19, Oket_V2, whole genome shotgun sequence, a single genomic region encodes these proteins:
- the LOC118397945 gene encoding TLR4 interactor with leucine rich repeats-like has product MDTGHFVAVICFLLFSCDGLLSPASGFCPERCDCQHAQHLLCTNRGLRAVPKVPSSWVPEDVLVFSLGGNFIGNITAFDFTRYGNLIRLNLQYNQIQTIHPKAFEKLSKLEELYLGNNLISTIPPGTLQSLKKLTTLYGNNNNMKKITPEVFSNLESVVRLRLDGNAIELLQDSVFKSLTNLHYLHLESNQLSHIHRNAFSKLIKLRFLNLAQNKQAAVHNVFTFSQLRSLSTLLLSENEIQYVGNHVFQNLKKLSKLSLSNNNISRLESEALKGLSSVREFLMDGNELEDIPAGLLDPLEQIEELDFSRNHISTVNPMAFKKLQHLRVLKLKDNRLTSLSGHIFALNSRLYDLDLHGNNWTCDCRLRELKQWMTSAHSQGKLLTVFVQCHHPATLNGKYLDYVNSSQLQTQENWSHLCETQIGPEESRGGGVLEKELEERMMREGEVRKDVEEQRGIGSREGVEMKAIEEENRGREEEERTEGAQEVGIPQEQGGPEERDKSLSLDRKRRKKISVSPRSRPSARKREKGRRGSVLGRGIPQTQAPLLINPMDPTTTVPQTLDSQNSHGNRLSGPITELLTTSEEQFDLLRGGQEYGLPVMTDPCMFNRHFLTNVTVDQVASSTATVHWTTRHHLRFTPGSGPGLDEVHYRLLFDRFGTSGRFPRYVYARGGARSVMLRELRPEVTYMVCVEGVVGGAVCQVAPRDHCAGLVTLPEESRPQGTLTSDLHLVTIATLAINAILLLVIGGAWLGQTLRRKLKRRKSAVHVRHMYSTRRPFRGSMATTAAVSTDFTSFQSSRQPRLGTLEEGGDLIEFSCDRFLDNSPTRRDNSNMQRFCD; this is encoded by the coding sequence ATGGATACCGGTCATTTTGTGGCGGTCATCTGCTTTCTCCTCTTTTCCTGTGATGGGCTCCTCTCACCCGCAAGCGGCTTCTGTCCGGAGCGCTGCGATTGCCAGCACGCGCAGCACCTCCTCTGCACAAACCGAGGGCTTCGCGCGGTACCCAAGGTGCCCTCCTCGTGGGTCCCAGAGGACGTACTTGTCTTCAGCCTCGGGGGAAACTTCATTGGTAACATCACTGCCTTCGACTTCACTCGGTATGGAAATCTTATAAGGTTGAACTTACAGTATAATCAAATACAGACCATTCACCCTAAAGCGTTTGAAAAGCTCTCCAAATTGGAGGAGCTGTATTTGGGCAACAATCTGATATCAACAATACCTCCAGGAACGTTACAGTCACTGAAAAAACTGACAACTTTGTATGGCAATAACAATAACATGAAGAAGATCACTCCAGAAGTGTTTAGTAACTTGGAGAGCGTTGTGAGGCTGAGGTTGGATGGGAACGCCATAGAACTGTTACAGGACTCAGTCTTCAAGAGCTTGACCAATCTGCATTATCTCCATCTAGAATCCAACCAGCTGAGCCACATTCACAGAAATGCCTTTTCCAAGCTCATCAAACTGCGCTTTCTCAACCTGGCGCAGAACAAACAGGCGGCCGTGCATAATGTGTTTACATTTTCCCAGCTCAGGTCACTGTctactctgctgctctctgaaaATGAAATACAATACGTCGGAAACCACGTTTTCCAAAATCTGAAAAAGCTATCTAAACTATCCCTCAGCAATAACAACATCTCCCGGTTGGAGAGCGAGGCTTTGAAGGGGCTGTCAAGCGTGAGAGAGTTTCTGATGGATGGGAACGAGCTGGAAGATATTCCCGCGGGACTTCTTGACCCGCTGGAGCAAATCGAGGAGCTGGACTTTAGTCGCAACCACATTTCCACCGTGAACCCGATGGCTTTTAAAAAACTACAGCACCTGAGGGTTTTAAAACTCAAAGACAACCGGCTCACGAGCCTCTCCGGTCACATTTTCGCCCTCAACAGCCGCCTTTACGATTTGGATCTCCATGGCAACAACTGGACGTGTGACTGCCGCCTGAGGGAGCTGAAACAGTGGATGACGTCGGCACACTCTCAAGGGAAGCTGCTGACTGTTTTCGTGCAGTGTCATCACCCAGCGACACTGAACGGGAAGTATCTGGATTATGTCAACAGCTCCCAGTTACAGACCCAAGAGAATTGGAGCCACTTGTGTGAGACCCAAATTGGGCCTGAGGAGAGCAGAGGTGGGGGGGTCCTGGAGAAGGAGTTGGAGGAGAGgatgatgagagagggggaggtgagaaAGGATGTAGAAGAGCAGAGGGGAATTGGGAGTAGAGAAGGAGTGGAGATGAAGGCAATAGAGGAAGAGAAcaggggtagagaggaagaggagagaacgGAGGGAGCACAGGAAGTAGGTATCCCTCAGGAACAGGGAGGGCCAGAGGAGCGGGACAAATCCCTGTCGTTGgacaggaaaaggaggaagaAAATATCCGTTAGCCCCAGGTCGCGACCTTCTGCCAGGAAGCGTGAGAAAGGGAGGCGGGGTTCCGTTCTGGGCCGTGGTATTCCTCAAACACAAGCTCCTTTGCTCATCAACCCCATGGACCCAACCACAACCGTGCCTCAGACACTTGACAGCCAAAATAGCCATGGAAACCGTCTCAGTGGACCAATCACAGAGCTCCTCACCACCTCAGAGGAGCAGTTTGACCTTCTCAGAGGCGGTCAGGAGTATGGTCTACCAGTAATGACAGACCCCTGTATGTTCAACCGTCACTTTCTCACCAACGTGACCGTCGACCAGGTCGCCTCCAGCACGGCCACAGTCCACTGGACCACACGCCACCACCTCCGATTCACACCGGGATCCGGACCGGGACTAGACGAGGTCCACTACCGCTTGCTGTTCGACCGGTTCGGGACATCTGGCCGTTTTCCTCGCTATGTGTATGCCCGTGGCGGGGCGCGGTCGGTGATGTTACGAGAACTCCGCCCAGAAGTCACCTAcatggtgtgtgtggagggggtggtGGGAGGGGCCGTGTGTCAGGTGGCACCCAGAGACCACTGCGCTGGATTGGTCACTCTCCCAGAGGAGTCTCGTCCCCAGGGGACACTGACTTCCGATCTCCACCTAGTCACCATTGCAACGCTGGCCATCAACGCCATCCTCCTGCTGGTGATTGGTGGAGCCTGGCTAGGGCAGACTTTGAGGCGGAAGCTGAAAAGGAGGAAGTCGGCGGTGCATGTGCGTCACATGTACTCCACGCGGCGACCGTTCCGCGGCTCTATGGCAACGACGGCGGCTGTGTCGACTGACTTTACCAGTTTCCAGAGCAGCCGGCAACCACGGCTCGGAACCCTGGAGGAAGGGGGAGACCTCATTGAGTTCTCCTGCGACCGTTTCCTTGACAACAGCCCCACCCGTAGAGACAACAGCAACATGCAGAGGTTTTGTGATTAG